One Mycobacterium kubicae genomic window carries:
- a CDS encoding excalibur calcium-binding domain-containing protein has protein sequence MAAAAAAVLGLGVFVAPTALADPPYANCKAAAADGRYNIPRGDPAYGAWLDRDNDGIACDRR, from the coding sequence ATGGCTGCTGCTGCCGCCGCCGTCCTTGGCCTGGGTGTGTTTGTCGCACCGACCGCCCTGGCCGATCCGCCTTATGCCAACTGCAAGGCAGCTGCCGCCGATGGTCGCTACAACATCCCGCGAGGTGACCCGGCCTACGGGGCATGGCTGGATCGGGACAATGACGGAATCGCCTGCGACCGGCGATAG
- a CDS encoding excalibur calcium-binding domain-containing protein produces the protein MPRGDADYHPALDRDGDGVACQRGGG, from the coding sequence ATCCCGAGGGGTGACGCCGACTACCACCCGGCGCTGGACCGGGACGGTGATGGTGTTGCATGCCAGCGCGGCGGTGGGTAA